One Treponema primitia ZAS-1 genomic window, CGCGTATGTAGTAACGAATAAGGAAACCGGCGGCGACGGTGGCGCTGGTAATGATGCTCTTGATGTGCTTACTACGTTTAAAACCCCGAGAAATTCAGAACCGTTAGTCGTTGGGCTTCCCGATATCTACTTGTTTGATCTGGGTAATGTAGGCTTCGTGCTTTCCCACAACATTGGAACAGAGAACCGCACCACTCCTATCGCTACCAATGGCGAAATCACCCTCACCTTTAGCAAACCCATCAACCAGGCTTCTTTCGTTGCCTATTTGGATACTAACACAGATGGTGCTTTCACCTTAGGAACTGATATAGCGCTCAAGCCCGATTGGGGGGACAGTGACGTAACAGTAATCCTGAGAGCAGACAGCATTCCTGCTGCTGGTTCAGTTCCTTCGTTCCCCTTTAGTACTTTCGCTGACATTAACGGTGCAGGCAAACTTACCCTTAGTAAGAAAACCCGGGCTGCGGATGGTTCATACATTTCCTTTGCGCCCACCGTTGTGTATACGGAACCCAAACTTATCCTGGTATCTGTAGAATTGGAGACTACCCCTGCGGTTACCCGCACACTGGTAGCAGGCCCCGGGAGCGCGTTTAAACTAACCTTTAGCAAACCCATACTGGGGACCCCGGATTTAGTATTCTATGAGGCTAATGCTACTCCTGCTATTGTTAATACTAAACCGTTGGCTTATAAGGTTGATGGCTCATCCGTGTATGTCTATGTTGACAGACCGTGGTCCGAGACTTACATCTATTATAACAATGTTACTTCAACAACCTCAGGTGAGGCGTCTATAAGCGGCTATACCGGCGAAAAGATTGTCAGTGCAGTCTATACTCCCAGTAATCTTTTCATCAGGGCTACCAACCTGTACAAACTGGCTGGTACTGATTGGGGTACATCGGATGTCCCCAGCGGTGCTGCAACACTTGCTAATGCCCATGTCCCGTTGAATGGTTCTCTCACCCTGACCTTTGGTGAGCCCCTTACCGGCTTGACCGCGTTGGCAAGAATTTCTTCAACCGCTAATGGTAGTACTCCTATTACGGGTGGTGATGTTACCGCTACAGTGTCAGGATATACCGTCATAGTTGACCATCCCGCTTTCACCTCTACTATTACCAATTATTATCTTGCGATAAAGCTTTACAGCGGTTCAACTTTGGTTTATGACAGCACCGCTGCTAATGCTAATATTCTAGCTAACACCGTTGTCAAAAATGGCTCTGGGTACATCGTCTTTACGACGGAAGCTCCCTAACCTTACCCATTAACACACAGCCCTTCGGCTGTGTGTTAATTTTCCGTAACGCTGCCCCCGGCAAACCGGGGCTAGCGGACCAAGGCCTGATGCTCCTGTTTAAGGGGCGAGTTTCGTAAGAAACCGGCTTTCTGTGAAATTAAAAGAGGCTTTATGAAAAGACTACAAGTTTTAACGCTGTTGTCGGCCTTGGCGCTAGTACCCCTATTGCTCATAGGTTGTGATAACGCCACCGGCTCATCGTTAACCAGTTCCAATGCCGCCAGCGGTGACTCCGTCGGTCGGCCTACCAGCACCACCGGCCCCACCGTCACTAAAGATGAGGCTGACGTGCTCATCGTGACTGGTACTATTGGGTACGATTGGTGGGAATATCTCTGGAAGAAAACCGGCAAAAAAACGCTCATCCTGAAAGGTAATGTCACATTAGCTGCCAACACGAGCTATAACGTCCCCGTCGGAGGGACCCTAAAGTTTGACGACACTGCCGCAGTTACCCTGAACCTTGCCGCCAATATCGTCCTGAATGCAGCGCACAGCGACATTATCCTTACACCCAATGTGACTTTTACAGGCGGTGCCGCGACAGAGTATATCTTCGTGAAGGATGATGCTACAAGAGCATTACTTGCCGGACTGGCTACCGTTGGCGCCGCCG contains:
- a CDS encoding carboxypeptidase-like regulatory domain-containing protein encodes the protein MKKALSWSIVAFLALTMIITGCDNGSTSPTFGSVKGQTNGVVFDKITGLPVEGATVSIGGKSATTDAGGAYVIKGLIPNSGKSGLGTDVNTNYVVSVSKPGYKLTTKVTPIVVDPNEYTENDPFLEKETLQTLRASFDAWLQTTPYDGLANVTDWTFTGHNFTASDGSVVTYNEGTKEFKWVGKWQLENDYVFDAGSSIIPLTPLTSGFKGKIWVVPGTFESAAIAAPQPIAAGVDVWFVDNTAYGANQPANPDEVKDAYGPVKTTEEGTFEIAGLPADATFNITINRFEQQIGENGELYHFATTVNTGTPVNSTGSAYVVTNKETGGDGGAGNDALDVLTTFKTPRNSEPLVVGLPDIYLFDLGNVGFVLSHNIGTENRTTPIATNGEITLTFSKPINQASFVAYLDTNTDGAFTLGTDIALKPDWGDSDVTVILRADSIPAAGSVPSFPFSTFADINGAGKLTLSKKTRAADGSYISFAPTVVYTEPKLILVSVELETTPAVTRTLVAGPGSAFKLTFSKPILGTPDLVFYEANATPAIVNTKPLAYKVDGSSVYVYVDRPWSETYIYYNNVTSTTSGEASISGYTGEKIVSAVYTPSNLFIRATNLYKLAGTDWGTSDVPSGAATLANAHVPLNGSLTLTFGEPLTGLTALARISSTANGSTPITGGDVTATVSGYTVIVDHPAFTSTITNYYLAIKLYSGSTLVYDSTAANANILANTVVKNGSGYIVFTTEAP